The genomic region AATAATAcagttgaaattgaaataaagaCATTAGGGTTAAAAATCTTGCTACTCCTTTAGCACCAAGAAAGATTCTAATGATGAAAATATCTAAATTGATCCTGATACATAAATACATCAAGAATCTTCTATCTTGAAAAAGAGGAATTGTAGGCTATTGAGTTCTGAATCACATAAAACAAAGGTCTAATTTAATTGGTTTAATAAGCGCTTTTTAAAGTAACTCAATAATTGCAATGAGCTTGTTGAATGTaagggtagttttttttttctgatccaTTGCGAACTCTTGTCTAAATGGTCGCAAACCCAGCTTCAAAAACCACGATTTAGTTAAACctgtgcttacaaaaaaaaaatgcgtccCAGGACTTTATGAGTAGTTCTTGGCTTTTTAACTCTTCGTAATATTCAAAGTACTTGCAAGCCTACAACATTCTCACCGCGCAATTTAGTGCTGCTGGTTCCTGTGTGACTTTCATATATAGTTCTTAATGACTGCCATATATTGTAGTACTGTGTGCTGTCTGTTAAGCTTGGTAGATACATATATActatatatctattttattgTTGAAGGCTCGGTGAATTCATGCGAGTCTTATTGCAGTCTTGTTTAacgattttttcattattttaaccaGAGATTTTTTCGAGATATCCTCTAAAGCTGTCAGAAAAATCTTATGATTTCTTCATAAGATCTAAGGATCTATGAATCTTACCAATGTGAAAACATTCGTTTGAAAATTGTCACATCGAAAATAGCGCCCAAATCCTTGCATCTGAATGTGGTATCAGATCCATTTAGGAATACATCTCTTAAACTTTGGCTAATCATAAATAACGAAGCCAAAAGAACggccaaataaattttttaggcCATCTTTTTTCTGCAGAGTTGTCCTTGTACTAACCTCGGAGACACCCCTTCCCCTATTCAGATCGCGCATATTAtactattattaattctattttattagAGAATAAGGTGTAAACGTTTACTGATAGTCGCAAAAAGCCTTATGAAATCACTTCAGAACTGTTTAACCATTGCAACTGTATTCTCCCTCCCCGAAAAGAAATAATCCCAACCAGATTTGAAGGTAGTGACCCCGTATCCTCCGCAATTGATTTACTTGTAAGTAGTCTTATGTGAAAAAATGTTTACGAAGAAACATCATCCAGTGACTAGTTACCATGTGGAATGAACTTCCCCCCAGCAGAAATCAAGCCCCAGGGATTTTAACTGTGTTTATATAAAGAAGAATACTTGCCTAGACGATTGGCCAAAAAGGGCAATtttcagcaatctgtcatccttcatctgcagaacgtgtcctagaacttttctcttattatagccctagaaagcgggattcaaccacacttttcgtacagcctactgtttgaaatacgatcagtcagccgggtatccagaacaattcgtaggcaatttctctggaaaacatcgaGCAAATCTGAacccgcttttcggagcgctcatgcttcagagccatatttgaccaccgtcatcactgtagcttccaatattctaatttaggttttcagacttatcttcctgttcttgaagcctttttttttaactgtgaacacccaacccttctttttttttcttttttttttaattcaatacaaaatatatttttacttaaatctTCCGGATATTCCCCCTCTATTGTGTTTGCGTCcatgaaaaaactgaagttaATTTGTGATAATGACTTTGTTTCTGAGCTATTTAAGATTTAATATAGtctgaaacaaataaatgaagctcggcaaacataattttgaattttttatgctGGAGTAAGTGAAATCTAACTCCTCAATTCTAAGGAGATCGTGTatccttaaaattaattttcgtaAAAGTTATTTCCGCAACTGTCACTGAAAAGTATCAATCTGTTAAATAGTTTGACGATAAAATTTCGACTCAACCGTACTCCTAAGATCGATCCAGGACCTGGAATAGGATAAAGGTGAGGCTTTGTGAAGGTTTTTGATCTCTGAGCTGAAACAATGACAGAGACTCCTCCATCCCACTCTGATTAAACAAGTGACTTGGCCCAGCCAGCCGCGTAAGCTAGTAAGGgacttcttcttttcttaacGTCTCAagagttttttctcttttttttgtgagattTTACCGATAATTAACCATTAACCTTTACTCAAGGATCAACCCTTAGCTTTACCTTATTTACCGTATACTCAAGATGAGTTAAGACTATCGAATCCAAAACTCtgtcaaattattattttttttttttttttgtaaaaagtaatGTAATAGCCAAATGTGAAAAGCAAATGTTTAGCAAAAGCGGCCTTAAAAAGAAGTTTGTTTATGGGCGTACATAATTACGCAACAGTATTCCTGCAAAAGACAATCATATTGCAATGtgactaggccccctccccctttcaatttttattttcaaatattcggGATGGGACCATATGCGTAATGCAGTGTGAATTTTTTTACcgcttttagtattttaattattcctgctttaaaaaatatatttggtatTCATCAATTTATGTGACTTAAAATTAACACTCATCTTGCAGGATCTCATGGGTTTTCTAGGAAATACCCATTGGCTTGCTGGGTCTCTACTATGCTTGTCATCTATGCTGGAGGGTTTATTGCAGCTTTGTTGCTTGGCGAACCAATGCTTAGCCCCTTGAAAAATACTCAGAGCGTTCATCTTGCTACAGCTGTGTGGTGCGTAAGCTTTACCACTTATCTAAAATTTCTTAGTAATTATACAGATTTCATTGACCCTTGAAGAGGGGTGGAGGTTGCAATGCCTACCCCCCAGAAAACAAGAAACTACttgaaaaatgtataaaaatgggGAAAATGAGGGATGTTCCTGttgaaattttggtaaaaataaagcTCCTGGTagcactcccccccccctccctgggaaattttctttcaggGATCATGTACAGACCCAGTCCTTTCCTAAAAAAGGATagcaacaaaaatgaaataacaaCGAAATTATTGCCTTATATTATTAATGTAATCCTATTTAATATAGCCATGAAAGCGCTTTGAAATGTGACTTTGTTTTGTTCGCTGAAAGTAgtttagaattttcttttgatttcagTCATCTTCTTGTGGAGGGAGGTATATGAAGAGGTCTTTTCATCTCCTTGGACTGGTCTGTAGAACTGCTATGGCGGTTGGTATAAACTATTAAAGATTTCGTAGGTCATTCTAATGATCAGATCTGCCATTTTCTGCATttcttacttttaaaaattttgtcctGTCACTTTTTTTAACACTAGATCATTTGAGAACAGATACAGATCATTTTTGTCAGATACGGCTAACACGCAAGAGATTTATTGAAAGCATTTTGTCGGATTTCTTATATCTGAATAAAGTTTATAATCAGGGGAAGCTATGAagtggtgggggggggataaaaattCCACGTGTTACAGTTTGAGGTCCAGTATCAAATATACTTACCCATCTCCCCCCTACCCTCCGAGATCCAAAAGCGCTTTAAGTacctaaaaaaagacctaaAAATGTGTACtaagttgatttttttccgGTTTTATTCCCCTTCTAATGAAAAGTTTTTGTCTTTGACTCCTTTTCTTCCTCTGGAAATAGCGTCAAATCTTCCTTGATTTTGCAATCGGGTATCAAAAACTGATTGCTAGAcaacaaatttagtttctagTTACTCAAATTGGCCCCTAAAAGTAATTCGACGTAAAATGGCTAATATGCTctgtttttttgtgatattgGTCTATATTTTTAGGGTTTTCCATATGAGGCAGTAAAACTAATAGTGAAACGTGCGATTTGAACCTACGTTATGCTGATAGATAAGTCTCCTAATAAGGCAGTTTTAAAGCATGTCTTCTTTTGGCGGACTGCAAATCAGCAATGCCTATCTGCACGTTCGATTTCAGTGGAGACTTGCTAAGCAATTTCATATTGGCAGTTTGCAGACCGGGGACCACAGGATCTGCAGATCAGCATACTGTCAGTTTGGCAGAATCTGCCAAATGGAGATGCATTTTTACTCCAAGTTGACTATGTTATTTTTGTTGATACCTCTTGTTAGGTTGTTCCATTGGTATTTCCGAAACTTTTCGTCTCGGAATATATCAATAGGATTTGAATACTTTCGCTGAGTCAGTTCTGATATTTTTGTCTAAAGACTGTACATTTCTAAACTGCAAAATAGGTAACGAAAAACTCGTGATCATTCAGATTTCTTGTAAACAGGATGCACAGATGTCTTTTCTACCTACGGGATCTATGGTAGTTGTACCAGAAGTTGATTTGAACTATATGATCATTAATGTGGGGGTGGGGGGGAAGACGCATCCAGGTCCCTCAAATAGCGTTTCTTGCTGTCTTTGGTTTTGTCTGATAGATTTTTCCAGTTTTCTCTGCTCGGCAGGAGAAAAAGCTCTTTATGAAGCGTGTGTGACACTGTGTCACGTGGTGATCTTCTTAACAAAACGAGTATCTATTTTGTTTCAATGATGGAAATAAAACCCACGAATGGCATTACTGTGGATCTTTTATTACCCGTCCGAATTAACAAAGATAATAGCTTGTTTCACAGCtttgttattttactttttcatgctagatatttttgtgaattatgCAAATAAGAAGTGCGATTTTCCTTCTTCGACTTTTGTTTGTGCTGGTGCTATTAGACGGCTAAAGGGCAGGTTCATTCGACCCACCGTGATAGCCCTTGTCCTGTGGTGATACAGTGGGTTTCACCTTGGCTTAGTAATGCGGGACCCAGAGACCGAATCCAGCTTTAGCAACACACtacagggaccttagtagtcaagaagcgacGTTAATccgattacttttttttttaccaggataGGCTGTCATTTTTATAAGCTTTATTGCTCAGTACTTTCTTTACTCTTTCatgtttattgtatttttacaaGTCTTTTGCTGCAGTTTTATTATGATAACTGAATAaaccgtttctgttttttaggtatgttattttttattcaccGTTTGATATTGGATACAAATTTGCCAAGTTTTTACCTGTGAAAATCCTTATTGCTGCATTGAAAGAAGTTTATCGGTAAGATGTCTTTCTGCTAATGATTCAAGTTAACGATAATGATTAACGTATACATCAAAACATGGCGACTTCTGTATCCTCACTATAAAAGCTATTAATTTCAAGGCC from Artemia franciscana chromosome 5, ASM3288406v1, whole genome shotgun sequence harbors:
- the LOC136027734 gene encoding trimeric intracellular cation channel type 1B.1-like produces the protein KINTHLAGSHGFSRKYPLACWVSTMLVIYAGGFIAALLLGEPMLSPLKNTQSVHLATAVWYVIFYSPFDIGYKFAKFLPVKILIAALKEVYRTKKVYDGVSHAAKLFPNSWLIMIVIGVVKGNGGGFIKIAERLIRGVWTPSAIELLQPTFPTKACIAVAIVFVIDKKTDYLT